Part of the Cohnella candidum genome, TCCTTGAGTCGGGAATCCATTCGCAACGATCAACGCTCGTACGGTAAGAGCAGCCATTTCCTCTCTCGTGATCGATGCATTCGGCTTGAACCGGCCATTCCCGTCTCCATAGGCAATGCCAAGCTTCTTGGCGACCGCGATCGAAGCGGAATAAGGGGCATTCCGTTCGACATCTGCGAAGCTCACATCCGAACTTGTGTCTGCCGCCAGATTAAGGGTCTTGATCAATGCATCGACGAACTCCGCTCTCGTAATGTTGGCAGCAGGGTTGAACTTACCGCTTGAAGAGCCTTCCATAATACCTTTAGCTGACACAAGCCGAATCGCTTGCTGTGCCCACGCGAACTTCGCGATATCCGTAAACGATACGGCTTGGTAGGCAACCGCGTATTGGCTGAAATGCGTCGTCCGGAACGTCACTTCGCCGGTTGCCGCATCGAATTTTCCGCTGGGTACGGCATGAAGCGCACCTTGGCCATCGATATACCAGACCGTAATTTGATCGGGATTCGCAAGCTCTTGCGCGGTTGGCGTGTAAGCGAGCCGAACCATGACAGGCGCGTTCGGATTGCTCCAAGCGACCGGATTACCGTCAACCGTTGCCTGCAAGTCGATGACCGGTCTGTTCCCGATCCGCGACTTCGTGATCGGATCCAATCTTGAAATGTCCGCAGGCGCCATCGTCAGTCCCACATGCTCGTGACCGTGAAGGTCAAGCGTGCCGAACATTTCGGTCGTCATGAAAACCGTTCCTGCCGGCGTGACGACTTCCAGGCGAAGGTCCGTCTTCCCGGATTCGAAAATGCCCGTCGGGAGCTCCATGCGGTATTCCTTCGCCTCCTGGGAAGCTTCCACGGCCAACTGAATCGTCTTTACGCCGGAAGCATCTGCGGCAGCTTGCGAGATCGCCTTTTCTACCGTCGCGGCATCAATCGCTGCCGTCGCCGTACCATCCTTCAAGACCGGTTTCAACGCCACCTTGCCTTCTATCGGCACGGGTTTTTCAGGCTGCGTCGGCGTAGTGTTCGGCGTCTGATTTTGCCCGCTACCGGCTCCTGTCGTCACTTCCACGGTGTTGCTGGCCGCCGAGACGTTACCCGCCGCATCCTTCGCGGACACCTTGAATGTGTACGCGGTGCCGGCGCGGAGTCCCGTGACCGTGTATTGCGTTCCGGTTACCGCAGCGATTTTCGTCGCGCCTTGGTAGACGTCATAACCGGACACGCCCGCGTTATCCGTCGATGCCGTCCAAGTCAGGACAACGGAAGACGCCGTTACATCGGAGGAGCTGACGAACGGCGCGGTTGGCGCCTCCGTATCCGGCTCCGGATCCGGTCCAGGGTCAGTGCCTTCCGTCTTAATTTTCAAGTAGTCGATAATCACGTCGGAATCGCCCGGATCGCGCTGGATCTTCACCGTCGCTCCCGCCGGAATGTCTACGGGAACCGTTACCTCTTGGTAATTCCCCGTCCAGCCGCCCGTATTGCCGAATGGAATATCGGCCTTCTTATTGCCATTCACATACAAGCTTAAGTGACGTCCCGCTTCTCCGCTGGAATACCCGACCACGACGCGGTTGCCTGCCGCGGTATTCGGGAATTCGAGGTAGCTGCCTTCACCCCAGATGAAATGGACGGCTTCGCCGTTCGAAGCCGGTCCGTCGTTGAACGCGGAGGTATAATGCCCATCCGCATCCACGCCGAACAGATTCGAATATTCCGCTTCATACTTATCGGAGACAAGCATGTCTACAAGGTTCACGGCAACATCCGGATCGCCGTCGTCCTGCAGCTTCACGCTTACGCCTGACGGAATGCTCAGCTTGAATTCCTTCGCGCCGGAATTGCCGTTCGTATTCGGGAAGGTAACCTTTTGCTTGAATTGGCCGTCTACATACAAGCTCATGAGCCCATCCGTCGTGCTCGTGTACTTTACGAGCAGCGCTTGGCCCGCCGCCGTGCTCGTGATCTCCATTCCGTTCTCGACCGTCTGGCCGTTGTCCGTGTAGATGCTGACGTTATCCAAGCTGACCGGATTTTCGCCCGGGTTCGCTTCGAAGACGAGCTTCAAGGCCTCGCCATTACCAATCTGAACAGGCACGGAAACCGTTGCATACTGGCCCGTAAATCCGCCTGTGCTGGGGAACGATATTTTCTTCTTCGCTCCGCCGGCATACAAATACAGCGTACCGGCATCTTGACTCGCATAGCGGATCGTCACCGTATTGCCCGCGATGACATTCCGAAAATCAACGCCGGAAGCCGGAGTATTAATGCCGCCTACGGCCAAGCCGCGATTGCCGCCCGCATCCGCGGACACATACGCGCTTCCCAGCAAGCTTGCGTCTTCCGCCTCGTAAAGCCCTTGAACCTCGATATAGTCGATGTTGACTTCGCTGTCTCCTTGGTCCTTCTGAAGCTTTACTTCCGCACCTTCAGGGATCGTAACCGGAACCGTAATGACGTTATAATGGCCGTCCCATCCGCCGTTTTCGTACGCCGGGAATTCGACGCTCCGCTGCTTCGTTCCGTTGATGTAAAGCGACAGCTTACGCGTATTGGCATCTCCGCTTGCATAGGCGATCTTCAGCGATGTACCTGCCTCAACGCCGGGAAATACGAAGGAGCCCGTTCCATTATCCGGTGCCCAAAGATGCGCGGCCGCTTGGCCGTTGGAAGCCGCGGCATCCTGGATGGCCATCGGCTTATGGCCGTCATCCGATTGGCCGTTCATTCCCGCGTATTCCGCTTCATACTTGCCCGATACCCGAATGTAATCCAACTCTGCGCCCTCCGCGAAGCCTTCATTCTTCAGCGTCACGCTCGCGCCTTTCGGAATATGCACCTTCGCTTCAACCGTAGCGAACGCCCCGCCTTCCGTTGCCGGGAGCGAAACCGTCTGATTCGGCTGTCCGTTCACGTACAGCTTCAATTGCTTGGCAGACGCGTCAGTCGTGGCATATCGGATCAGCACGGCACGGCCGACGGACAGGTCCTTGAACTCCACCGATCCTCCGTCGCCGATCGGGCCAACCTTCCACCCGCCGGATAAGTTCTCGTCCGCGGCGACATCCGCGCCGTCAAGAATACCGTTCTCAGCCTCATAGGTTTGGTCGGCAGCATAAGTACCCAAGGCTTGGATAGAGTCTAGGAACGCGGTACCGTTCCAAGTATCGCCGCTGTCGCGCTTCAGCTTCACCGTTGCGCCCTTCGGAATCTCCGCGTTCACCGTGACGACGCCATACTGCCCGTCTGCCGCCGCAGGGAAAGCAACCGTCTGCTTCTTCATTTCGTTCACGTACAAGCTCAGCGTGCCTTCGCTGTCGCTCTTGTAGCGAATAGCCAAGCTGCCGCCCGCGTTCATGCCCGGGAACTCGACCGCGGAGCCATCCGTCTCAAGCCCGCCGACAGCCAGGCCATAACCGGCGCCGGCATCCGCAGCAATCGCCGCGGAACCGTACCGATTCGCGTTCTCCGCTTCGCGCTGCTTGTCGCGGACCTCGATATAGTCGATCGGAGCCGTATGGTCGGTTTGCTTCGTGTTTTGCAGCTTCAATACCGAGCCGTCGGCAACCGGGAGCTCTGCGCCCGCGATCTTGTAGTTGCCCCACGAACCGGTATACGGCATGACGATGTCCTGCACGTAGTTGCCGTTCAGGATCAAGCCGAGCTGGCCGTTCGTGTTCGGATTCTCGCCCTCGGAATATCGAACGAACACCTGATTTCCGCCCCGGACGGACGGGATTTCGACGCCGTCGCCGATGTCGGCGAAAGCCCACGCCCAGTAGTTGCCCGACTGGCCGTTCGGCTCTTCCACGGCATGGTACCATGTTCTCGAATTCCCGAAGAAATTGCCGTTCTCCGCTTCATAAACGCCGGTCAGCTTGATATAGTCGAAGTGAACCGGCGTGTCGCCCGCACCGTCGTTCTGCAGCTTGATTTTCGAGCCGAACGGAATGTCGACATCCACGATGCGCTCAGCGAACGGCCCGCTCCAGCTTCCGGTCGGATCGAACGTGACTTTCTGCGAAAACGCGTAAGGTTCTCCGGGCTTCGCGATATAAAGGCTGTATTGTCCGGCGTTTTCCGCCGTATAGCCGATCGCGAGACGGTTCGCTGCTTTCACATGGTCGAATTCTACGGATGCGCCGGTTTCACCCGTCGCGATCACTTGCCGGCCGTTCGAAGCGGTAGAGTTCGCGCCTTCGTCGTGCGCCTCCGCGCTTCCGCCGAGCACGGCAGCCTCTGCCTCCAGCTTATCGGAGAAGCTTGCGTAATCGATGACGAGCGAAGCGTCCGCCGCGTTCGCGGCTTCCTTCCTCACGATGATTTGCATGCCGTCGCGGATATAAGCGTTAAGCGCCGCCGTCCGGTATACGCCTCCGGTAGCCGGCAGCTTCAGCACGCCCAGCTCATCGGTCCGATATACGG contains:
- a CDS encoding carbohydrate-binding domain-containing protein is translated as MHRKVSGFLLAFFLLSSSLAGVIGTATGVSAAVPVITGEVTPYDDSFVDLYANPDGAISGSTYIFYPDVNFRERIAFDFKRMKEVSHVNAIGFYNIVHMSVADRNALFEELERNRQKAIIRIETYDANTFDWDYNDDNHTDAKQVIAHYNTDDSVHGYTALLDYLVTHDRLKDVAYFAVNMPVDDGAVADHFKNGTYADGRANPDWSTSQVNYADDLIHRLRDILGGPEQAKLYLSVFYGWDFAYNTPSYANIEHKADGYFFNNYSYPVGNPPDETAPASVLINAPRLQQGMDRFMTQYPTEPKIIEYGFHTMAFNEGKPNNQTAGLVRTVQAKQMALKATTAFYRDGKTGGQSFNVRGTLYFAQNLYKEEGTPLSVSDWTLDYPNTGTVEAEDPQQTLQLQNGEQIDSAYSEDSAASGGRMVELAQEGMAVEFFNVNAGNALNVRYQADSATTLSLYVNGLLRKKVAFPAAADWTELYIPVNTPLLGSVKLLRDAGDGAVKVDSMFVHTNYEAEVGTDTNGVSYTDTAASNGQGVTLPADQGSYVAFPAGGVKAGTQLHIRYASASDAQLGLYVNGKLVRNVSFESTNAMTGEGSYVTAVVPVSMPAGAELRLQRDVAAAGDLNIDYVQVSGQYEAEYASGLYNGAQGQTNVQASGNGVATNFDTVGASAVFSGVQSGKQLRIRYSGTQDASMTVYMGGKAFDAVFPSTGSSDTFKDIYINEAIPNDATIVIQRNGNNNAAGLQLDAVSSIDWYEAESGVMSGGAAVQNGADASGGAEAVVGSQGAALEIGNAAAGSQLQVRYTAASDAQLSLYVNDRKLTRISFPATASGAYGISTVNVDIPAGAKLKLQYDSGDSAVTLDSFTVIEKNEAETANLIGGTVTYADAAASGGMGADVGQTGDGVEFANVKAGNKLLIRYAADGAGKLALYVNGAEKTDVVFPSIGKWKGQYNTRVVDADIPSGATVKLAYENGGSRVRIDNMDVTGIQEAENFFAKSDDVSLVNDTGASGGVGMGGFGNDGGFISFLNKNGASSLVVRYKSDAAAELTVYAKYRDDVDDASVYRTDELGVLKLPATGGVYRTAALNAYIRDGMQIIVRKEAANAADASLVIDYASFSDKLEAEAAVLGGSAEAHDEGANSTASNGRQVIATGETGASVEFDHVKAANRLAIGYTAENAGQYSLYIAKPGEPYAFSQKVTFDPTGSWSGPFAERIVDVDIPFGSKIKLQNDGAGDTPVHFDYIKLTGVYEAENGNFFGNSRTWYHAVEEPNGQSGNYWAWAFADIGDGVEIPSVRGGNQVFVRYSEGENPNTNGQLGLILNGNYVQDIVMPYTGSWGNYKIAGAELPVADGSVLKLQNTKQTDHTAPIDYIEVRDKQREAENANRYGSAAIAADAGAGYGLAVGGLETDGSAVEFPGMNAGGSLAIRYKSDSEGTLSLYVNEMKKQTVAFPAAADGQYGVVTVNAEIPKGATVKLKRDSGDTWNGTAFLDSIQALGTYAADQTYEAENGILDGADVAADENLSGGWKVGPIGDGGSVEFKDLSVGRAVLIRYATTDASAKQLKLYVNGQPNQTVSLPATEGGAFATVEAKVHIPKGASVTLKNEGFAEGAELDYIRVSGKYEAEYAGMNGQSDDGHKPMAIQDAAASNGQAAAHLWAPDNGTGSFVFPGVEAGTSLKIAYASGDANTRKLSLYINGTKQRSVEFPAYENGGWDGHYNVITVPVTIPEGAEVKLQKDQGDSEVNIDYIEVQGLYEAEDASLLGSAYVSADAGGNRGLAVGGINTPASGVDFRNVIAGNTVTIRYASQDAGTLYLYAGGAKKKISFPSTGGFTGQYATVSVPVQIGNGEALKLVFEANPGENPVSLDNVSIYTDNGQTVENGMEITSTAAGQALLVKYTSTTDGLMSLYVDGQFKQKVTFPNTNGNSGAKEFKLSIPSGVSVKLQDDGDPDVAVNLVDMLVSDKYEAEYSNLFGVDADGHYTSAFNDGPASNGEAVHFIWGEGSYLEFPNTAAGNRVVVGYSSGEAGRHLSLYVNGNKKADIPFGNTGGWTGNYQEVTVPVDIPAGATVKIQRDPGDSDVIIDYLKIKTEGTDPGPDPEPDTEAPTAPFVSSSDVTASSVVLTWTASTDNAGVSGYDVYQGATKIAAVTGTQYTVTGLRAGTAYTFKVSAKDAAGNVSAASNTVEVTTGAGSGQNQTPNTTPTQPEKPVPIEGKVALKPVLKDGTATAAIDAATVEKAISQAAADASGVKTIQLAVEASQEAKEYRMELPTGIFESGKTDLRLEVVTPAGTVFMTTEMFGTLDLHGHEHVGLTMAPADISRLDPITKSRIGNRPVIDLQATVDGNPVAWSNPNAPVMVRLAYTPTAQELANPDQITVWYIDGQGALHAVPSGKFDAATGEVTFRTTHFSQYAVAYQAVSFTDIAKFAWAQQAIRLVSAKGIMEGSSSGKFNPAANITRAEFVDALIKTLNLAADTSSDVSFADVERNAPYSASIAVAKKLGIAYGDGNGRFKPNASITREEMAALTVRALIVANGFPTQGTLKDLASFKDAAAVSGYAVESMASLAKAGILKGSGGKIDPKGHLTRAQAAVVMYNLYSK